The following are encoded in a window of Meleagris gallopavo isolate NT-WF06-2002-E0010 breed Aviagen turkey brand Nicholas breeding stock unplaced genomic scaffold, Turkey_5.1 ChrUn_random_7180001880907, whole genome shotgun sequence genomic DNA:
- the LOC104916284 gene encoding neurogenin-1-like produces MPAEAASSGGVSEPPGAPRERRRRRGRARARTEALLHTLKRSRRVKANDRERNRMHHLNAALDELRSVLPTFPDDTKLTKIETLRFAYNYIWALSETLRLAEQCLPPPPAFRGPPAPPSPGSDA; encoded by the coding sequence ATGCCCGCGGAGGCGGCGAGCAGCGGCGGCGTTTCGGAGCCTCCCGGAGCCCCGCGGGAGCGGCGGAGGAGACGCGGCCGTGCGCGGGCGCGGACCGAAGCTTTGCTTCACACCCTCAAACGGAGCCGTCGGGTGAAAGCCAACGACCGGGAGCGGAACCGCATGCACCACCTCAACGCCGCGCTGGATGAACTCCGCAGCGTCTTGCCGACCTTCCCCGACGACACCAAACTCACCAAAATCGAAACCCTGCGCTTCGCTTACAACTACATCTGGGCCCTCTCCGAGACCCTCCGTTTGGCCGAGCAGtgcctccctcctcctcccgcCTTCCGCGGGCCCCCCGCACCCCCCAGCCCCGGCAGCGACGCCG